The Devosia sp. SD17-2 genome includes a region encoding these proteins:
- a CDS encoding Crp/Fnr family transcriptional regulator, with the protein MNTTQDEARIRNRVLLATRPQAQQFLTDHSEIRPLVSGDTIYASGQEVTHAILPHDGILSYMAQIGPQRVVEKASIGAEGFVGFTYLMGGGPSLSDVVVTVDGYASWLPLDALNEAMQRFICVREAMLAYAQGLIVQLMETVACNSLHTAEQRVARWLLVADDRTGAPEFRVTQDAIAQMLGLRRATVSQVCSDLMHAGAIAYSRGRLTVMDRERLASFGCECYRRIQAVQLQPFIG; encoded by the coding sequence ATGAACACAACGCAAGACGAAGCACGGATCCGGAACCGGGTCTTGCTGGCCACGCGCCCCCAGGCACAGCAATTCCTGACCGATCACTCAGAAATCCGCCCCCTCGTGTCTGGAGATACAATCTACGCAAGCGGGCAGGAAGTAACACATGCCATATTGCCGCATGACGGCATCCTGTCATACATGGCCCAGATTGGCCCACAGCGGGTGGTGGAGAAAGCATCCATCGGCGCCGAGGGCTTTGTCGGCTTCACATACTTGATGGGCGGCGGCCCATCGCTCAGCGATGTTGTGGTGACGGTGGACGGCTATGCCAGCTGGCTGCCGCTCGATGCACTCAATGAGGCGATGCAGCGGTTTATCTGCGTGCGCGAAGCGATGCTGGCCTACGCACAGGGGCTGATCGTGCAGCTGATGGAAACCGTGGCCTGCAATAGCCTGCATACGGCGGAACAACGCGTCGCGCGCTGGCTGCTGGTCGCGGATGACCGCACCGGGGCACCGGAATTTCGCGTGACCCAGGACGCCATTGCCCAGATGCTGGGGCTTCGGCGCGCTACTGTCAGCCAGGTCTGCTCGGACCTGATGCATGCCGGGGCCATTGCCTATTCCCGTGGCCGCCTGACAGTGATGGATCGCGAGAGGCTCGCGAGCTTTGGCTGTGAATGCTATCGCCGCATCCAGGCCGTCCAGCTGCAGCCGTTCATCGGGTGA
- a CDS encoding DUF2312 domain-containing protein has product MAVEDSVAQDQLRAFIERIERMEEEKAAIAADIKEIYAEAKGNGFDTKILRKIVTIRKQDANERMEQEALLELYMSALGMVEG; this is encoded by the coding sequence ATGGCCGTCGAAGACAGCGTCGCCCAGGACCAGCTCCGGGCCTTCATCGAACGTATCGAACGCATGGAAGAAGAGAAGGCAGCGATCGCCGCCGATATCAAGGAAATCTACGCCGAAGCCAAGGGCAACGGTTTTGACACCAAGATCCTGCGCAAGATCGTGACCATCCGCAAGCAGGATGCCAATGAGCGCATGGAGCAGGAAGCCCTGCTCGAGCTCTACATGTCCGCCCTCGGCATGGTCGAAGGCTGA
- a CDS encoding DUF1036 domain-containing protein, with the protein MTLSSASFQTKGNLPMKCGSLVLSLRPSLALMTATLGGFLAFSTPAHAELRICNETANLVSVALGYRAERGWMSEGWWQTPPGDCRVLYQGDLQKRFYYLYAVDDIGGGAWDGQVFMCTRDETFTIFGVEDCLARGYERTGFFEIDTQNRTDWTLQLTESAGAPSIVGPEGGEDLEEPAFLIDTDEDVDQTVPLPPPPPPRTQDTETQ; encoded by the coding sequence TTGACCTTGTCTTCCGCTTCGTTTCAAACGAAAGGCAATCTTCCAATGAAATGCGGCTCGCTCGTGCTTTCTCTGCGCCCAAGCCTTGCCCTGATGACCGCCACGCTTGGCGGCTTCCTGGCATTTTCTACTCCAGCCCATGCCGAACTGCGCATCTGTAACGAGACCGCCAATCTGGTTTCCGTTGCGCTGGGATACCGCGCCGAACGCGGCTGGATGAGCGAGGGCTGGTGGCAAACGCCACCCGGCGACTGTCGAGTTCTCTATCAGGGGGACCTCCAGAAGCGCTTTTACTATCTCTATGCTGTGGATGATATTGGCGGCGGCGCCTGGGACGGCCAGGTGTTCATGTGCACCCGTGACGAAACCTTCACAATATTCGGGGTTGAGGATTGCCTCGCGCGGGGCTATGAGCGCACTGGGTTCTTTGAAATCGATACCCAAAACCGAACCGACTGGACTTTGCAGCTCACCGAAAGTGCGGGAGCACCAAGTATTGTTGGGCCGGAGGGCGGAGAAGATCTCGAAGAACCGGCCTTTCTGATCGACACCGATGAGGATGTCGACCAGACGGTTCCGTTACCCCCGCCCCCGCCTCCAAGAACTCAAGATACGGAAACGCAATGA
- the pyk gene encoding pyruvate kinase — protein MRRIRRAKILATLGPASHDEKMIEELARAGADVFRINMSHASHDLMRQTVERIRAVEARLNHPLGILVDLQGPKLRVWKFAEGAVNLVAGQKFTLDSNNDDNGNAERVYLPHPEIIESVSVGDRLLLDDGKLHLRATKVGNGAIETEVVYGGKLSDKKGVSLPDTLLPTGALTEKDHADLLAGLAAEADWIALSFVQRPEDIIDVRKIVQGRAGVMAKIEKPQAIDRLEEIVKLSDAIMVARGDLGVELPLETVPGLQKRMIRMCRRYGKPVVVATQMLESMITAPVPTRAEVSDVSIAVFEGADAVMLSAESASGQFPVEAVATMNKVAVAVENDANYRGIIRAAQTEPEATAADAISAATRQVAETLDLAAIVTYTASGSTGIRAARERPSKPIIALSPNLRTIRRLSVVWGIHCVQTEDAVNLEDMVDRACVIAYQEGFARPGDRIAITAGVPLGTPGATNMLRIAFVRQDGAGSS, from the coding sequence ATGAGACGGATCAGACGCGCAAAGATCCTCGCCACCCTCGGGCCTGCCAGCCACGACGAGAAGATGATTGAGGAACTGGCAAGGGCTGGTGCAGACGTGTTCCGCATCAACATGAGCCATGCCAGCCATGACCTCATGCGCCAGACCGTCGAGCGCATCCGCGCTGTCGAGGCGCGGCTGAACCATCCGCTCGGGATCCTGGTAGACCTTCAGGGTCCCAAGCTCCGGGTGTGGAAGTTCGCCGAGGGCGCAGTCAATCTCGTTGCCGGGCAGAAATTCACCCTCGACAGCAATAATGACGACAACGGCAATGCCGAACGCGTCTACCTGCCCCATCCCGAAATCATCGAGAGCGTGTCGGTCGGCGATCGCCTGCTGCTCGACGACGGCAAGCTGCACCTGCGCGCGACCAAGGTCGGCAATGGCGCTATCGAGACCGAAGTGGTCTATGGCGGCAAGCTTTCCGACAAAAAGGGCGTCTCCCTTCCCGATACGCTGCTGCCGACAGGCGCGCTGACGGAAAAGGATCACGCCGATCTGCTCGCCGGCCTTGCCGCTGAAGCGGACTGGATTGCGCTGAGCTTCGTGCAGCGCCCCGAAGACATCATCGACGTGCGCAAGATCGTTCAGGGTCGCGCCGGCGTCATGGCCAAGATCGAAAAGCCGCAGGCGATCGATCGTCTCGAGGAGATCGTAAAGCTCTCCGACGCTATCATGGTGGCCCGTGGCGATCTGGGCGTCGAGCTGCCGCTCGAAACCGTGCCGGGCCTGCAGAAGCGCATGATCCGCATGTGCCGTCGCTACGGCAAGCCTGTGGTTGTCGCCACCCAGATGCTGGAATCGATGATCACCGCTCCGGTTCCGACCCGCGCCGAAGTGTCGGACGTCTCCATCGCCGTGTTTGAAGGCGCAGACGCCGTCATGCTGTCGGCCGAGAGCGCGTCGGGCCAGTTCCCGGTCGAAGCCGTCGCCACCATGAACAAGGTGGCCGTGGCGGTCGAGAACGACGCCAATTACCGCGGCATTATCCGTGCCGCCCAGACCGAACCCGAGGCCACGGCCGCTGACGCCATTTCGGCGGCGACCCGCCAGGTTGCCGAGACGCTCGATCTGGCTGCCATCGTCACCTACACGGCATCCGGCTCCACCGGCATCCGCGCCGCCCGCGAGCGGCCGAGCAAGCCCATTATCGCGCTCTCGCCCAATCTGCGCACCATCCGCCGCCTGTCGGTGGTGTGGGGCATCCATTGCGTGCAGACCGAAGACGCGGTGAACCTCGAAGACATGGTCGATCGCGCCTGCGTAATCGCCTACCAGGAAGGCTTTGCCCGCCCCGGCGACCGCATCGCCATCACCGCTGGCGTGCCGCTGGGCACCCCAGGCGCCACCAATATGCTGCGCATCGCCTTTGTGCGCCAGGACGGCGCCGGCTCGAGCTGA
- the ykgO gene encoding type B 50S ribosomal protein L36 produces MKITNSLKALMTRHRANKLVRRRGRVYIINKVDKRFKARQG; encoded by the coding sequence ATGAAGATCACCAACTCGCTGAAGGCGTTGATGACGCGCCACCGCGCGAACAAGCTCGTCCGCCGTCGCGGTCGTGTGTATATCATCAACAAGGTCGACAAGCGCTTCAAGGCCCGCCAGGGCTAA
- a CDS encoding response regulator — protein sequence MAQSTIVKHGVLIADPTQNMGALIAAMLRGFGHQMVTEVSEARTFNAALLRRSYALIVIDETMGAKGPLETVRKLRSDATHPNRFTPIIMISAAPDVRSISEARDAGVNEFLRKPFSAADLQARIASLDLKPRDFVIAPDYAGPDRRRRTIDIGTPDQRGDPPDGPDATER from the coding sequence ATGGCGCAGTCCACAATCGTCAAGCATGGCGTACTGATCGCCGACCCGACACAGAACATGGGCGCCCTGATCGCGGCTATGCTGCGCGGCTTCGGACACCAGATGGTGACCGAGGTGTCAGAAGCCCGCACGTTCAACGCCGCCCTCCTCCGTCGCAGCTATGCTTTGATCGTGATCGATGAGACCATGGGCGCCAAAGGCCCGCTCGAGACGGTGCGCAAGCTGCGCAGTGATGCAACCCATCCCAATCGCTTTACGCCCATCATCATGATTTCGGCAGCGCCGGATGTCCGATCGATCAGCGAGGCGCGCGACGCGGGGGTCAACGAGTTCCTGCGCAAGCCATTTTCGGCGGCGGACCTGCAGGCGCGCATTGCCAGCCTTGACCTGAAACCGCGGGATTTTGTGATCGCGCCCGATTATGCCGGCCCTGACCGCCGGCGCCGGACCATCGACATCGGCACGCCCGACCAGCGCGGCGACCCGCCGGACGGCCCGGACGCCACCGAGCGCTAG
- a CDS encoding SapC family protein has translation MTETISPIRAATHSDRSWRPSSGYGFAASSIIAPIAGEELAHAATQFALAFLEGEKPALVTLLGLRPQQNLYVGPEGQWLGQYVPAVLRGYPFKLMPAENNQFALGYDEGSGLLAGAGEAEAFFDDEGKPTERIQQILQFLIGVHKGVEAIGRAGARLAAHDLLEPWPLKVRDGDTEIPVNGLLRVNEAKLGSLDDAAFLDLRSGGVLAVAYAQLLSMTNMANLGKLAQLHAQHAAVSAKREAEIESMFQPIQAEDEIDWDAMLNDTKD, from the coding sequence ATGACCGAGACAATCTCCCCTATCCGCGCCGCCACTCATTCCGACCGTTCCTGGCGGCCAAGTTCGGGCTATGGCTTTGCGGCTAGCTCGATCATTGCCCCGATCGCTGGCGAAGAGCTGGCCCATGCCGCCACCCAGTTCGCACTGGCGTTTCTGGAAGGCGAAAAGCCCGCTCTGGTCACGCTGCTTGGCCTGCGGCCGCAGCAGAACCTTTATGTCGGCCCCGAGGGGCAGTGGCTTGGCCAATATGTCCCGGCCGTGCTGCGCGGCTATCCCTTCAAGCTGATGCCGGCCGAGAACAACCAGTTCGCTCTTGGCTATGACGAAGGCAGCGGCCTTTTGGCAGGCGCGGGTGAGGCCGAGGCCTTCTTTGATGATGAAGGCAAGCCCACTGAGCGCATCCAGCAGATCCTCCAGTTCCTGATCGGCGTCCACAAGGGCGTGGAGGCCATCGGCCGTGCCGGCGCCAGGCTTGCCGCCCACGATCTGCTCGAGCCTTGGCCGCTCAAGGTTCGCGACGGCGATACTGAAATTCCGGTCAATGGCCTCCTGCGTGTCAACGAAGCCAAGCTCGGCAGTCTCGATGACGCAGCCTTTCTGGACTTGCGCAGCGGCGGTGTGCTGGCCGTGGCCTATGCCCAGCTTCTGTCGATGACCAATATGGCCAATCTGGGCAAGCTGGCGCAGCTGCACGCGCAGCACGCCGCCGTGTCGGCCAAGCGTGAAGCCGAGATCGAGTCGATGTTCCAGCCGATCCAGGCCGAGGACGAGATCGATTGGGACGCCATGCTCAACGACACCAAGGACTGA
- a CDS encoding type I secretion system permease/ATPase: MSTINPFKAALKTYRTILLATVIFSIAINLLMFISPIYMLQVYDRVLQSRSETTLVMITVIALAGLAIYALLEWVRSRVLVRAGLRFDEMIAKALFNRVVTTTIRQPNGKSEFVLGDVDRLREFLTGSGLIAICDVPWVPIFIFVCFMFHPMVGYVALAGAIIVFALAIANEFMTKKTLNEASGLGQSAQHFATTTLQNIEAIRALGMESSLRSRWHDMHRGMLEKQAEASDSAGAIQSVSKFVRMGLQTLILGVGAYLVLEGEISPGSMIACSILMGRALQPVDQVVGQWKQFVGARQAYSRLSQIFTQVPGEEDKTQLPAPTGNLSVSNLAVVPPTARTPLLQGVSFEAVPGEAVALVGPSGAGKSSLMRALVGIWPAAAGSIRLDGAELQHWDPDMLGKHLGYLPQSVELFNGSVSENISRFQVGAKDEDVLAAAQQARVHQMIQNLPDGYDTQIGVGGRSLSGGQRQRIGLARALYGDPALIILDEPNANLDSEGEEALFQIIQELKGRGKTILFVSHKMSLVSLAEKSLILADGRMRSFGPTQELLKIKPALKPVQPPEAPQNRSIA, translated from the coding sequence ATGTCGACAATAAATCCGTTCAAAGCGGCGCTGAAAACCTACCGGACCATTCTGTTGGCGACGGTTATCTTCAGCATCGCCATCAATCTGCTGATGTTCATCTCGCCGATCTACATGCTGCAGGTTTATGACCGCGTGCTGCAGAGCCGCAGCGAGACGACGCTGGTGATGATCACCGTGATCGCGCTCGCCGGTCTTGCGATTTACGCGCTGCTCGAATGGGTCCGCTCCCGCGTCCTGGTTCGCGCCGGCCTGCGATTTGACGAGATGATCGCCAAGGCGCTGTTCAACCGCGTCGTGACCACCACGATTCGCCAGCCGAACGGCAAGTCCGAGTTCGTGCTGGGGGACGTCGATCGCCTCCGCGAGTTCCTGACCGGCTCGGGCCTCATCGCCATCTGCGACGTGCCGTGGGTGCCGATCTTTATTTTCGTCTGTTTCATGTTCCACCCGATGGTGGGCTATGTGGCTCTGGCCGGTGCGATCATCGTTTTCGCCCTCGCCATCGCCAATGAGTTCATGACCAAGAAGACGCTCAACGAAGCGTCCGGCCTTGGCCAGTCGGCCCAGCATTTCGCGACAACGACGCTGCAGAACATTGAAGCCATCCGCGCGCTCGGCATGGAAAGCAGCCTGCGCAGCCGCTGGCACGACATGCACCGCGGCATGCTGGAAAAGCAGGCCGAGGCCAGCGACAGCGCCGGCGCCATCCAGTCGGTTTCCAAATTCGTCCGTATGGGCCTGCAGACCCTCATCCTCGGCGTCGGCGCCTATCTCGTGCTCGAAGGCGAAATCTCGCCCGGCTCGATGATCGCCTGTTCGATCCTGATGGGCCGCGCCTTGCAGCCGGTCGACCAGGTCGTGGGCCAGTGGAAGCAGTTCGTTGGCGCCCGCCAGGCCTATTCGCGCCTGTCGCAGATCTTTACCCAGGTGCCGGGCGAAGAAGACAAAACCCAACTGCCTGCACCGACCGGCAATCTCTCGGTCAGCAATCTGGCCGTAGTGCCGCCGACGGCCCGCACCCCGCTGTTGCAGGGCGTGAGCTTTGAAGCCGTGCCCGGTGAGGCCGTGGCTCTCGTTGGCCCGAGTGGCGCCGGCAAGTCGAGCCTGATGCGCGCATTGGTCGGCATCTGGCCCGCTGCAGCCGGCAGCATCCGTCTCGATGGTGCAGAGCTGCAGCATTGGGATCCGGACATGCTCGGCAAGCATCTGGGCTATCTGCCCCAGTCGGTCGAGCTCTTCAACGGCAGCGTTTCCGAGAACATCTCGCGCTTCCAGGTGGGTGCCAAGGACGAGGACGTTCTCGCCGCTGCCCAGCAGGCGCGCGTCCACCAGATGATCCAGAACCTTCCGGATGGCTATGACACGCAGATCGGTGTGGGCGGTCGTTCGCTCTCGGGCGGGCAGCGCCAGCGCATTGGTCTCGCCCGTGCGCTCTACGGCGACCCGGCGCTGATCATCCTCGACGAGCCCAATGCCAATCTGGATAGCGAGGGTGAAGAAGCCCTGTTCCAGATCATCCAGGAGCTCAAGGGCCGCGGCAAGACGATCCTCTTCGTCAGCCACAAGATGAGCCTCGTCAGCCTCGCCGAAAAGTCGCTGATCCTGGCCGACGGGCGCATGCGCTCGTTCGGACCGACGCAGGAGCTGCTCAAGATCAAGCCCGCGCTCAAGCCGGTGCAGCCGCCCGAAGCGCCGCAGAACCGCAGCATTGCCTAA
- a CDS encoding HlyD family type I secretion periplasmic adaptor subunit, translating to MSVVPYSGDEPLATSGKPKKDFSPQPYIMAGYVTLALTFGVFGVWAATAPLASGVVAGGVISVESSRKIVQHLEGGIVSGINASEGDIVEAGTVVLTLDPTQAQGNVAYLNSRQHMLLAQEARLNAESVNGAAVIFPDELFTSDDPAVQRVIALQQTLFNDRKASKDGQVAIFTSRIDQLNEAINGLSLQKDAIEQQMTSLNDEVTRLTRGQETGVIATNQLSSMTRARLELQGELGAITSEVAKLRQTISETELQIIQVNQEFVERAGSELRDVREQLNETTERLHVARDVLERTTVKAPVRGMLQNIRVHTIGGVIRPAEPVMDIIPLDDDLIIAAQIRPIDIDSVSIGQEAEVRFPAFSAKTTPVIFGRISVVSQDVVQPENPNQAPYYSARIEVADTDVPQDIRERLLPGMPVDVIVSTGERTMFEYFVRPMTDMFNKGMREQ from the coding sequence ATGTCAGTCGTTCCCTATTCCGGCGATGAGCCGCTTGCGACCTCCGGCAAGCCCAAGAAAGACTTCTCGCCGCAGCCCTATATCATGGCCGGTTATGTCACCCTTGCCCTGACCTTTGGCGTGTTTGGCGTCTGGGCCGCGACGGCTCCTCTCGCCAGCGGCGTTGTCGCCGGCGGCGTGATCTCGGTGGAATCGAGCCGCAAGATCGTCCAGCACCTCGAAGGCGGCATCGTCTCGGGGATCAATGCCAGCGAAGGCGATATTGTCGAGGCGGGCACTGTCGTGCTGACGCTTGATCCGACCCAGGCCCAGGGCAATGTGGCCTATCTCAACAGCCGCCAGCACATGCTGCTGGCCCAGGAAGCGCGCCTTAACGCGGAAAGCGTCAACGGCGCGGCAGTCATCTTCCCGGACGAACTGTTCACATCCGATGATCCTGCCGTTCAGCGCGTCATCGCCCTGCAGCAGACATTGTTCAACGATCGCAAGGCGAGCAAGGATGGCCAGGTCGCCATCTTCACCTCGCGCATCGATCAGCTCAACGAAGCCATCAATGGCCTGTCGCTGCAAAAGGACGCCATCGAGCAGCAGATGACCTCGCTGAACGATGAAGTGACCCGCCTGACCCGCGGCCAGGAAACCGGCGTCATCGCCACCAACCAGCTCTCGTCCATGACGCGTGCGCGCCTTGAACTGCAGGGCGAGCTTGGTGCGATCACCTCGGAAGTGGCAAAGCTGCGCCAGACCATCTCGGAAACCGAGCTGCAGATCATCCAGGTCAATCAGGAGTTCGTCGAACGCGCCGGCAGCGAGCTGCGCGACGTCCGCGAGCAGCTCAACGAGACCACCGAGCGCCTCCACGTCGCCCGCGACGTGCTGGAACGGACCACCGTCAAGGCGCCGGTCCGCGGCATGCTGCAGAATATCCGCGTGCATACGATCGGCGGCGTCATTCGCCCCGCCGAGCCGGTGATGGATATCATTCCGCTCGACGACGATCTCATCATCGCGGCCCAGATCCGGCCCATCGACATCGACAGCGTCTCCATCGGCCAAGAAGCCGAAGTGCGTTTCCCGGCATTCTCGGCCAAGACCACGCCGGTCATCTTCGGGCGAATTTCGGTGGTATCGCAGGACGTCGTGCAGCCGGAAAACCCGAACCAGGCGCCCTATTACAGCGCCCGCATCGAGGTTGCCGACACCGACGTGCCGCAGGACATCCGCGAGCGCCTGCTCCCGGGCATGCCCGTGGACGTGATCGTCTCGACCGGCGAACGCACCATGTTCGAATATTTCGTGCGTCCGATGACCGACATGTTCAACAAGGGCATGCGCGAGCAGTAA
- a CDS encoding glycosyltransferase family 1 protein, translating into MKIVLSIQSLKYPLTGIGRYTLELAQQLAANPEVEQLDYFNGDRFVPALPERDAMETAPSAAASGLLAVKRQLARSKLVLETYRALKSLRRSNPFAGHEGQLFHGPNFYVPDFPGPRTVTIHDLSVLTMPQFHPPERVLYLGKEIEISLQRTNTIITDCEAIKDEVIQRFGVAASDVFVAPLASSEIFHARDNSETARALARYGLTHGGYTLYTGTIEPRKNLVNLIDAYEKLPAPLRAQKPLVLSGHRGWQNEAIMERIERAQRQGWLTYLGFVPEEDLPILFSGAYLFAFPSLYEGFGLPVLEAMASGVPVVTSNRSSLPEVGGDAALFVEPEDVTGISEALERALTDTAWREAAIAGGFAQAQKFSWEKCAADTLTAYRATIAR; encoded by the coding sequence ATGAAAATTGTTCTTTCCATTCAATCCCTCAAATACCCGCTGACGGGTATCGGTCGGTATACGCTTGAGCTGGCCCAGCAATTGGCCGCCAACCCCGAAGTCGAGCAGCTGGATTATTTCAACGGCGACCGCTTCGTTCCGGCCCTGCCCGAGAGGGATGCGATGGAAACGGCGCCAAGCGCTGCGGCGAGCGGCCTGCTCGCCGTCAAGCGACAGCTGGCGCGCAGCAAGTTGGTGCTCGAGACCTATCGCGCGCTCAAGTCGCTGCGCCGGTCCAACCCCTTCGCCGGCCATGAAGGGCAATTGTTTCATGGGCCCAATTTCTACGTTCCAGACTTCCCGGGGCCGCGGACGGTCACCATCCATGATCTCTCCGTCTTGACCATGCCGCAGTTTCATCCGCCCGAGCGGGTGCTCTATCTCGGCAAGGAAATCGAGATTTCGCTGCAGCGCACCAATACGATCATCACCGATTGCGAAGCGATCAAAGATGAGGTGATCCAGCGCTTTGGTGTGGCCGCGAGCGATGTGTTCGTGGCGCCGCTGGCCAGCAGCGAAATCTTTCACGCGCGGGATAACTCCGAAACCGCCCGGGCGCTCGCGCGCTATGGGCTGACCCACGGCGGCTACACGCTTTACACCGGCACGATCGAGCCGCGGAAAAACCTCGTCAACCTGATCGACGCCTACGAAAAGCTCCCCGCCCCCCTGCGGGCGCAGAAGCCGCTCGTTCTCTCCGGCCATCGTGGCTGGCAGAACGAAGCCATCATGGAGCGGATCGAGCGGGCGCAGCGCCAGGGTTGGCTGACCTATCTCGGCTTTGTGCCGGAAGAGGATCTGCCGATCCTCTTCTCGGGCGCCTATCTCTTCGCCTTCCCCTCGCTCTACGAGGGCTTCGGCCTGCCCGTCCTTGAGGCCATGGCCTCCGGAGTACCCGTGGTCACGTCAAACCGCTCTTCCCTACCCGAGGTCGGCGGCGATGCGGCACTGTTTGTCGAGCCGGAAGATGTTACAGGCATCAGCGAGGCGCTCGAGCGCGCTCTGACAGATACAGCCTGGCGCGAGGCCGCCATAGCAGGCGGGTTTGCCCAGGCGCAGAAATTCAGCTGGGAAAAATGCGCAGCCGACACACTTACGGCCTATCGCGCGACCATAGCGCGTTGA
- a CDS encoding ABC transporter permease: protein MVLNLLRALWSYRYFLATSIMADFRNRVLRSRLGFLWIILAPLSQVLIYTFVLSSLMSQRLPGIDNSFSYAIYLMSGFQAWLLFSEIITRSITVFIDNGNVLKKISFPRTILPIVVIATSLITNLIFLALVLVIFALLGFPLGWNLLWLPVMMIINIAFASGIGLVAGVLNVFIRDIGQLTPILMQFLFWFTPIVYTITILPDAFQKIVMLNPMFWIIDGYHRVMVFNEAPLNGPLMFIFALSLAILGLAFWLFRKASPEMVDAL, encoded by the coding sequence ATGGTCCTCAATCTGTTGCGCGCGCTCTGGAGCTACCGGTATTTCCTGGCCACCTCGATCATGGCCGATTTTCGGAACCGGGTCCTCCGCAGTCGCCTTGGCTTTCTCTGGATCATCCTCGCGCCGCTGTCGCAGGTGCTGATCTATACCTTTGTTCTCTCGTCGCTGATGTCCCAGCGCCTGCCGGGGATCGACAACTCCTTCTCCTATGCGATCTATCTGATGTCGGGGTTCCAGGCCTGGCTGCTGTTCAGCGAGATCATCACAAGGTCGATCACCGTCTTCATCGATAATGGCAATGTGCTCAAGAAGATCTCCTTCCCGCGCACGATCCTGCCCATCGTGGTCATCGCGACGTCGCTGATCACCAATCTCATTTTTCTCGCGCTGGTGCTCGTCATCTTTGCGCTGCTTGGTTTCCCGCTCGGCTGGAACCTCCTGTGGCTGCCGGTGATGATGATCATCAACATCGCGTTCGCCTCCGGCATCGGCCTTGTCGCAGGCGTTCTCAATGTCTTCATCCGCGATATCGGCCAGCTGACGCCGATCCTGATGCAGTTCCTGTTCTGGTTTACGCCGATCGTCTACACGATCACCATCCTGCCCGACGCCTTCCAGAAGATCGTGATGCTCAATCCCATGTTCTGGATCATCGACGGCTATCACCGCGTCATGGTGTTCAACGAGGCTCCGCTCAACGGCCCGCTCATGTTCATTTTCGCGCTTTCGCTGGCCATTCTCGGGCTGGCCTTCTGGCTCTTCCGCAAGGCGAGCCCCGAAATGGTGGACGCGCTATGA